In Alteromonas sp. V450, the following proteins share a genomic window:
- a CDS encoding GNAT family N-acetyltransferase has translation MAERIAHLKSERLFLRPLTFADKHWVLALQKEEMWLKFIGSRNVNSLDDACDYIARTNAQREEWGYGLLAVEDKHNNIPLGVCGLFNRFAFECPDLGFAMLPQARGQGLCYEACNAVIGWARENGYAFLTAMTHPKNKKSQQLLLRLGFEDHGFYFDKSFEQQRLFWLTLHRPR, from the coding sequence GTGGCCGAACGGATCGCACATTTAAAAAGTGAAAGACTCTTTCTAAGACCGCTTACCTTTGCTGACAAACACTGGGTCTTAGCGCTTCAGAAAGAGGAAATGTGGTTAAAATTTATTGGCAGCCGAAATGTTAATTCACTCGATGACGCGTGCGATTATATAGCAAGAACTAACGCGCAAAGAGAAGAGTGGGGATACGGTTTGCTTGCTGTTGAGGATAAGCATAACAACATACCGCTCGGTGTTTGCGGTCTGTTTAACCGCTTTGCTTTTGAATGTCCCGATTTGGGTTTTGCTATGCTGCCTCAGGCAAGGGGACAGGGGCTCTGCTATGAAGCGTGCAATGCAGTAATAGGCTGGGCACGCGAAAATGGGTATGCGTTTCTCACTGCAATGACACATCCTAAGAATAAAAAATCTCAGCAATTGTTACTGCGTTTAGGGTTTGAGGACCACGGGTTTTACTTTGATAAAAGCTTTGAACAACAGCGCCTATTTTGGTTGACGCTACACCGACCACGCTGA
- a CDS encoding BolA family transcriptional regulator has protein sequence MQIKAFLETTIESALSPRYLEVVDESFMHNVPEGAQSHFKVTVVSDAFEGKRLIARHREINGLAAEVLQGPVHALALHTYTPDEWEARGGQTLSSPHCLGGSKHDK, from the coding sequence ATGCAAATAAAAGCGTTTCTAGAAACCACAATCGAGTCTGCACTTAGCCCAAGGTATCTCGAAGTCGTTGATGAGAGCTTTATGCACAATGTGCCAGAAGGTGCGCAAAGCCATTTTAAAGTAACGGTAGTGAGTGACGCCTTCGAAGGAAAACGATTAATTGCACGGCACAGAGAAATTAACGGCCTTGCGGCTGAAGTCTTACAGGGACCTGTGCATGCGTTAGCACTTCATACATATACGCCCGACGAGTGGGAAGCACGAGGCGGGCAAACACTCTCATCGCCCCACTGTCTAGGCGGTAGTAAACACGACAAATAG
- a CDS encoding phosphatase PAP2 family protein, protein MTSSKSKAGGVLTPFWDIIKTPSIQVLLLGTGFLLTMLFVYMGVLTAFDKAVFNTLSEFGNVSGWKSDVLRDTTALGSNTVLIFVVVSVAGALNIAGENKKALTFVVAVAVGIAMTFLLKAGIARPRPSLALQHVDVYTQSFPSAHATLSTLVYFYVAHLLTHLARSKPVRIWIYIATTLLVFCIGLSRVLLGVHWPSDIIAGWFAGGSMAAFCFYIIKWKRRLSIKSEE, encoded by the coding sequence ATGACAAGCAGCAAATCGAAAGCCGGCGGTGTGCTTACCCCGTTTTGGGACATTATCAAAACCCCCTCTATTCAGGTTTTATTACTTGGAACCGGGTTCTTGTTAACCATGCTTTTTGTATACATGGGTGTTCTAACAGCGTTCGATAAAGCTGTTTTTAATACGCTAAGCGAATTTGGCAACGTATCAGGCTGGAAGAGTGACGTACTTAGAGATACTACGGCACTAGGCAGCAACACCGTGCTCATTTTTGTTGTGGTATCGGTCGCGGGAGCATTAAATATAGCGGGCGAGAATAAAAAAGCACTCACGTTTGTCGTTGCTGTTGCAGTTGGAATTGCTATGACATTTCTGCTTAAAGCCGGTATTGCGAGACCGCGTCCTTCGTTAGCCCTGCAGCATGTTGACGTGTACACGCAAAGTTTTCCTTCCGCGCACGCTACGCTATCTACACTCGTTTACTTTTATGTGGCCCACTTACTTACGCATCTAGCACGAAGCAAACCTGTTCGAATATGGATATATATTGCCACTACGTTGCTAGTTTTTTGCATTGGTTTAAGCCGAGTTTTGCTTGGCGTACACTGGCCTAGCGATATTATTGCTGGGTGGTTCGCAGGCGGAAGCATGGCCGCGTTTTGCTTCTACATCATAAAATGGAAACGTAGGCTAAGTATTAAAAGCGAAGAGTAA
- a CDS encoding DUF3392 family protein — protein sequence MLSSVTIPISQFLADYYIEMSLMLMATLLVVYGDIINRQFKRSLSNLHFIIRSALFVLLCAFGYGALTIYGAPLLHHIFNFVAYEYRGVAYIAAFIALGIAAERRRYI from the coding sequence ATGTTGTCGTCGGTGACTATTCCCATTAGCCAATTCCTGGCTGATTATTACATTGAAATGAGTTTAATGCTGATGGCCACGCTTTTAGTGGTATACGGCGATATCATTAATCGCCAGTTTAAACGCAGTTTAAGTAACCTACATTTCATTATACGCAGTGCCCTGTTTGTACTGCTTTGCGCTTTTGGCTATGGCGCGCTAACCATATACGGTGCCCCATTGCTGCATCACATATTTAATTTCGTCGCTTACGAATATCGCGGTGTTGCTTATATCGCTGCCTTTATTGCTCTTGGGATAGCCGCCGAGCGCAGACGATATATTTGA
- a CDS encoding peptidylprolyl isomerase translates to MNRLLFPVLFAIMLITSSSAVMAKKDDGSHVQPDNYYPRVKIETTMGDIVVELDRRRAPITANNFLRYVDKRAYEDTIFHRIVRGFVVQGGGYTADFNGKSNFPDIFNESGNGLTNDLYTIAMARQNDPHTANRQFFFNVNDNSSLNPGRDWGYAVFGVIVEGEEIVDAMSEVETEYSIRLNANNVPIEPIIIKKMTVLPPL, encoded by the coding sequence ATGAATAGACTACTCTTCCCCGTTCTTTTCGCTATTATGCTGATAACCAGTAGCTCTGCGGTTATGGCAAAAAAAGACGATGGCTCTCACGTACAGCCTGATAACTACTATCCACGGGTTAAGATTGAAACCACTATGGGCGATATCGTGGTTGAGTTAGACCGAAGACGGGCGCCCATTACCGCAAATAATTTTCTGCGCTATGTAGACAAGCGCGCTTATGAAGACACTATTTTTCACCGCATTGTGAGAGGATTTGTTGTGCAAGGTGGAGGGTATACCGCCGACTTCAACGGCAAGTCAAACTTTCCAGATATCTTCAATGAGTCGGGTAATGGTTTAACTAACGACCTTTATACCATTGCAATGGCCAGGCAAAATGATCCGCACACGGCGAACCGGCAGTTTTTCTTTAACGTGAATGATAACAGCAGCTTAAATCCGGGAAGAGACTGGGGTTACGCAGTTTTTGGCGTCATAGTAGAAGGCGAAGAAATTGTTGACGCCATGTCAGAGGTAGAAACTGAATACTCAATTCGCTTAAATGCTAACAACGTGCCTATTGAGCCGATAATCATAAAAAAAATGACCGTACTACCGCCACTATAA
- a CDS encoding gamma-glutamylcyclotransferase yields MSDVVKWLNNLNHKHMVLGYGSLLSKDSRERFSNIYTQSIPVNVKGFERGWITRSEQEQQTYVGAIRNRDKQLNAHLIPTDINPGLQEREKDYRFIQVALHDIHLNRSTSLAREEQVAIENALAPFTFWMCETLAVQPASHRYPVHQTYIDTCISGCLEQGGEVEAQAFIAQTSFWRHNRVNDRRSPKYPRAAVVDIANQQKIDELLVGTESM; encoded by the coding sequence ATGAGTGATGTTGTAAAGTGGTTAAACAATCTCAATCACAAGCACATGGTATTGGGGTATGGAAGCTTGTTAAGTAAAGACAGCCGAGAACGTTTTTCAAACATTTATACACAATCTATTCCCGTAAATGTGAAGGGGTTTGAACGGGGCTGGATAACCCGTAGTGAGCAAGAGCAACAGACGTACGTGGGGGCTATTCGAAACCGAGATAAACAATTAAACGCACACTTGATCCCCACCGATATCAATCCCGGCTTACAAGAGCGAGAAAAAGATTATCGATTTATACAGGTGGCTCTACACGATATTCATCTTAACCGTTCAACTTCCCTCGCAAGAGAAGAGCAAGTTGCAATTGAAAATGCGCTCGCACCTTTTACGTTTTGGATGTGTGAAACATTGGCTGTTCAACCTGCTTCACACCGTTATCCGGTGCACCAAACGTATATCGACACATGTATTTCAGGGTGCTTGGAACAGGGAGGGGAAGTTGAAGCACAAGCATTTATTGCTCAAACATCGTTCTGGCGACACAATAGAGTGAATGATCGACGTTCACCGAAGTATCCGAGAGCGGCCGTAGTCGATATAGCCAACCAACAAAAAATAGACGAATTGCTGGTAGGCACTGAGTCGATGTAA
- a CDS encoding M1 family aminopeptidase — protein sequence MFWKSLAFEWRYYLRQPSFTVTTLVFFLLPFLATTTDNVRIGGGGNVLYNGSYAVTQTMLIMGVFALFLLVNFIAGTATRNHTTKMSELIYTRPVNPMQYQLGRFLGATLVTLTVFAAVPLGILLGSLMPWVDPERIGPTELSYYLTPFFYIIVPGFLSLGMVFFALAQRVKSMMAAYLTALGVFIVYVVGGVLTSEPEYREIAALLDPFGLRTFAEISRYWTVFDKNVTAITLDGVLLQNRIIWLGIGSIILLTFGSIFSFKWQHGSRKVKASKASKVPAPENNRINYKASGDHQWHKFVTNLGFEMRQVLFSPAMIVLVLFSVFNLTSLYAVAYGGLYGTDSWPLTQNMTKAIVDNFGLTMMIVVIYYSGEIVWRERGSGMGDIIESTPVFNAVFWVSKLLSMWAVLAVLYAIGMLFTIFFQITKGYTNLELGLYFSDLFYVALLPWMWVTVLAFFIQVLSPNKYMGMLITSAYLISTLVLSQLGVEHNMWTFGNAPRVLYSDLNGYGWFLTGFNWYMLYWGALSLVLSVIGYGLWQRGPESKLKDRLRLLGYQMGNTGKGLLAAGILVFLATGGYIHYNTKVLNEFVGRDEGLDLRAEYERQYVQYENANIPVVIKANALVDIFPSERRIEATAEVTIKNKRETAINRVLVSIPSNTPTWQVDIPGAKITQVIDDFDSAWLEFDEPMMPGDEVAGSVSVVREHNGFRDRGFDLMVAENGTFINNYELFPIFGFRSDLLISDRHERRKRDLPERPRAHKLEDTSKYNQSFFGPGVDFIDFETTISTSEDQIAIAPGYLQKEWTDNGRRYFHYKMDSPMVAFYSFLSARHDVKRDEHKGVNIEVYHDPKHAWNVDLMVQSVKDSLDYFESQFGPYQHKQMRIIEFPGYRSFAQSFANTVPYSEVIGFTADLRDPEDIDYVYYVTAHEVAHQWWGHQLGAADVQGSAILSESLSQYSAIMVLKKRYGETQIRKFLKYELDRYLRGRSGELLEEMPFMRSENQQYIHYRKGSVVMMSILDRLGEERVNTALKQLMSEFRFKSDPYPTTLDLQRVLNAQASPDEQAFIADIFEQITLYDLKMDAVEVTPSEDGYEVTLTISGAKYAADGQGLETEQALDEWVDVALFTSDPAKLTDAEQVLYNAKHKVKSGETVITITVDEMPLYAGVDPFVKLIDRDSGDNIKRL from the coding sequence ATGTTCTGGAAAAGCCTGGCTTTTGAATGGCGCTATTACCTCCGTCAGCCGTCGTTTACGGTAACGACCCTCGTATTTTTTCTGTTGCCATTTCTAGCGACTACCACCGATAACGTGCGCATAGGTGGTGGCGGAAACGTACTTTACAACGGCAGTTATGCGGTTACCCAAACGATGCTAATTATGGGCGTATTTGCCCTTTTCTTGTTGGTGAATTTTATTGCAGGTACCGCGACTCGCAATCACACCACAAAAATGAGTGAGCTCATCTACACGCGCCCCGTAAACCCCATGCAGTATCAGCTGGGGCGTTTTCTCGGTGCAACGCTGGTCACGTTGACGGTGTTCGCGGCGGTGCCGCTGGGTATTTTACTTGGTTCGCTCATGCCTTGGGTTGATCCAGAACGTATTGGGCCAACGGAACTCAGTTATTACTTAACGCCGTTCTTTTACATCATAGTGCCAGGTTTTCTATCATTGGGGATGGTGTTTTTTGCCTTGGCGCAGCGCGTAAAATCAATGATGGCTGCCTACCTTACAGCGCTTGGCGTGTTTATTGTTTACGTTGTGGGAGGCGTTCTCACCAGTGAACCCGAGTACCGTGAAATTGCAGCATTACTGGATCCATTTGGGTTAAGAACGTTTGCTGAGATTAGCCGTTACTGGACTGTATTTGATAAAAATGTCACTGCGATTACGCTAGATGGGGTGTTGTTACAAAACCGCATAATTTGGCTTGGTATTGGCAGTATTATTCTACTGACATTTGGCAGTATCTTTTCGTTTAAGTGGCAGCATGGCTCGAGAAAGGTCAAAGCCAGTAAAGCATCGAAGGTGCCTGCGCCAGAAAACAACCGTATAAACTATAAGGCATCTGGCGATCATCAATGGCATAAGTTTGTCACCAATCTTGGGTTTGAAATGCGCCAAGTGCTGTTTAGCCCGGCGATGATCGTACTGGTATTATTCAGTGTTTTTAATCTTACCTCACTTTACGCCGTCGCATACGGTGGACTTTACGGCACCGACAGCTGGCCGTTAACGCAGAACATGACCAAAGCTATAGTGGATAACTTCGGTCTTACTATGATGATTGTGGTGATTTATTACAGCGGGGAAATCGTCTGGCGTGAACGCGGCAGCGGTATGGGTGACATTATTGAGTCTACGCCTGTTTTTAATGCGGTATTCTGGGTGTCGAAATTGCTATCGATGTGGGCAGTGTTGGCGGTGCTCTATGCTATTGGCATGTTGTTCACAATTTTCTTTCAGATCACTAAAGGGTACACCAATCTAGAGCTTGGGCTTTACTTTAGCGACTTGTTTTACGTTGCCCTATTGCCTTGGATGTGGGTAACAGTATTGGCGTTCTTTATTCAGGTGCTCAGTCCCAATAAATACATGGGGATGCTAATTACCTCTGCTTATTTGATCTCTACGCTTGTGCTCAGCCAGCTTGGCGTTGAGCACAATATGTGGACATTCGGCAATGCACCGCGGGTATTATACTCTGATTTAAATGGATACGGTTGGTTCCTTACTGGTTTCAACTGGTACATGCTTTACTGGGGTGCCCTTAGCTTGGTGCTTTCTGTTATTGGTTACGGTCTTTGGCAGCGCGGCCCTGAAAGTAAACTAAAAGACCGACTCAGGCTGCTGGGTTATCAAATGGGAAACACAGGCAAGGGGCTATTAGCTGCTGGTATTCTTGTGTTCTTGGCGACCGGTGGATATATCCATTACAACACTAAGGTGTTAAATGAGTTTGTGGGGCGGGACGAGGGGCTCGACCTGCGTGCTGAGTATGAGCGTCAATACGTCCAGTACGAAAACGCAAACATTCCGGTGGTAATTAAAGCGAATGCATTAGTAGATATCTTTCCGTCAGAACGTCGAATAGAGGCCACAGCTGAAGTAACAATAAAAAATAAGCGTGAAACCGCTATCAACCGTGTCCTGGTGTCAATTCCTAGTAATACGCCTACATGGCAGGTAGACATTCCTGGCGCAAAAATCACGCAAGTTATAGATGACTTTGATTCAGCTTGGCTAGAATTTGATGAGCCAATGATGCCCGGTGATGAGGTGGCCGGAAGTGTAAGCGTTGTCCGAGAGCACAACGGGTTCAGAGATCGCGGTTTTGACCTTATGGTGGCCGAAAACGGTACGTTTATAAATAATTATGAACTCTTTCCAATTTTCGGTTTTCGGAGCGACCTTTTGATAAGCGATCGTCACGAAAGAAGAAAGCGCGATTTACCTGAAAGGCCGCGAGCGCATAAGCTCGAGGACACCAGTAAGTACAATCAGAGCTTCTTCGGTCCTGGTGTCGATTTTATTGACTTTGAGACAACAATTTCTACATCTGAAGATCAAATTGCGATTGCACCGGGGTATTTACAGAAAGAATGGACCGATAACGGCCGTCGTTACTTCCATTATAAAATGGATTCACCAATGGTGGCTTTCTATTCATTCCTTTCTGCCCGTCATGACGTAAAACGAGATGAACATAAAGGTGTGAATATTGAGGTTTATCATGACCCAAAACATGCTTGGAATGTCGATTTGATGGTTCAGAGCGTTAAAGATTCACTGGATTACTTTGAATCTCAGTTTGGTCCGTATCAGCACAAACAAATGCGCATCATCGAGTTCCCAGGATATCGCTCTTTTGCTCAAAGTTTCGCGAATACTGTTCCGTATTCTGAGGTCATTGGCTTTACTGCTGATTTGCGTGACCCTGAAGATATTGACTATGTTTATTATGTTACCGCTCATGAAGTAGCACACCAATGGTGGGGACACCAACTTGGCGCCGCAGACGTTCAGGGAAGTGCTATTTTGTCTGAGAGCCTGTCTCAGTACAGTGCCATTATGGTACTGAAGAAGCGCTATGGTGAAACACAAATTCGCAAGTTTCTTAAATATGAATTAGATCGTTATCTACGTGGTCGTAGCGGTGAATTGCTAGAAGAAATGCCCTTTATGCGCAGTGAAAATCAGCAATACATACATTATCGCAAAGGCTCTGTGGTCATGATGTCAATTCTAGACCGTCTGGGTGAGGAGCGGGTGAATACAGCACTTAAACAGCTCATGTCAGAATTCCGATTTAAGTCTGACCCTTATCCTACAACATTGGATTTACAGCGAGTACTCAATGCGCAAGCGAGCCCTGATGAGCAAGCTTTCATTGCCGATATCTTTGAGCAGATTACGTTGTATGACTTAAAAATGGACGCCGTTGAAGTTACCCCATCAGAGGATGGTTATGAGGTGACACTGACTATTAGTGGCGCGAAGTATGCCGCAGATGGACAGGGGCTGGAAACTGAGCAGGCACTTGACGAATGGGTAGATGTGGCTTTATTCACGAGCGATCCAGCTAAATTGACCGATGCCGAACAAGTGCTGTACAACGCAAAGCACAAAGTAAAAAGCGGTGAGACAGTGATTACGATCACGGTCGATGAGATGCCGCTTTATGCGGGTGTCGATCCGTTTGTGAAACTTATTGACCGTGACAGCGGAGATAATATTAAACGCTTGTAA
- a CDS encoding methyltransferase, producing the protein MNTEFIFADRQFSLIRYPEKHQHVSLQAWDSADELIIEHIETLISDAKLPVGRGDSDGAVMIFNDDFGALGCWFSHLAPHWVSDSYISLRSLHENLKANQLLDISAADDKNALHCAPLKTLTSVQSLTFEPAQAPSLIVLKVPRALALLEQQLIDLQKYITPDTHIVATGKVKAITKSVLNLFERYIGPTTTSLAKKKSRLVFATPRNSIKLANSPYPTRWQCKSTTGELLTIDNLANTFSRQSLDIGARIMLEHMTVSANDVVVDLGCGNGVLGVNALSLAPDAKVIFVDESYMALESARRNVLNNFPDKIDQCEFVASNCLETLLNRENRPAVTKILCNPPFHQQNAITDHIAWQMFTDSRELLIKSGHLVVVGNRHLDYHIKLKKLFGGAKVLASDKKFVILGTAKR; encoded by the coding sequence ATGAATACAGAATTTATTTTTGCCGACCGACAGTTTTCGCTGATCCGCTATCCCGAGAAACATCAGCACGTAAGCCTTCAAGCATGGGATAGCGCCGATGAACTTATCATTGAACATATTGAGACGTTAATAAGTGACGCGAAGCTTCCCGTTGGCCGCGGTGATAGTGACGGCGCGGTGATGATATTTAACGATGATTTTGGCGCATTGGGTTGCTGGTTCTCTCATTTGGCGCCGCACTGGGTTTCTGACTCCTACATATCGCTACGATCGTTACATGAGAATTTGAAAGCCAACCAGCTACTAGATATTTCTGCAGCCGATGACAAAAATGCACTACATTGCGCGCCGCTAAAGACACTAACCAGCGTGCAAAGCTTAACGTTCGAGCCAGCACAAGCCCCGAGTCTTATAGTGCTTAAGGTCCCCCGCGCCCTTGCTCTTCTTGAGCAACAGCTGATTGATTTACAGAAATATATTACACCTGACACACATATTGTCGCCACGGGCAAAGTGAAAGCGATTACCAAATCGGTACTCAACCTATTTGAGCGATACATTGGTCCCACCACGACTTCTCTTGCCAAAAAGAAATCACGACTTGTGTTTGCCACCCCTCGTAATTCAATCAAACTCGCTAATTCGCCTTATCCAACGCGTTGGCAGTGTAAAAGCACAACGGGTGAACTACTTACCATAGATAACCTTGCTAACACGTTCTCCCGACAATCACTAGATATCGGCGCACGCATTATGCTTGAACACATGACGGTGAGTGCTAATGACGTGGTAGTAGATTTAGGCTGCGGCAACGGCGTTCTTGGGGTAAATGCGCTGTCGCTTGCTCCTGATGCCAAAGTTATATTCGTGGACGAGTCATATATGGCGCTAGAAAGTGCCAGACGTAATGTACTAAACAACTTTCCGGATAAAATTGACCAGTGCGAATTTGTGGCAAGTAACTGTTTAGAAACTCTTTTGAATCGTGAAAATAGACCTGCCGTTACCAAAATTTTGTGTAACCCGCCTTTTCATCAGCAAAACGCCATTACCGATCACATTGCCTGGCAAATGTTTACAGACTCTCGTGAACTGCTTATCAAAAGTGGTCACTTGGTCGTGGTAGGAAACCGACACCTCGACTATCACATTAAACTTAAAAAGCTGTTTGGCGGCGCAAAGGTACTTGCGAGTGACAAAAAGTTCGTTATCTTAGGCACAGCAAAACGTTAA
- a CDS encoding ABC transporter ATP-binding protein, which translates to MLSISHLTKTYSNGVRALDGINLNIPKGMFGLLGPNGAGKSSLMRTIATLQAPDEGSIVFDGTDVIAKPNELRQRLGYLPQDFGVYPRISAQKLLDHLAVLKGLSNKAERKEAVEGLLVHTNLWQHRDKAVSGYSGGMRQRFGIAQALLGDPDLIIVDEPTAGLDPEERNRFHNLLVSLGEEKVIILSTHIVDDVSELCPNMAVLGQGQILLEGNPVELTYQLEGRIWCKQVSVEELKEIEQQYSLISSRLIAGKHVVHIMADEAPEGFIAAPANLEDVYFSTLYNSRKSPAKAA; encoded by the coding sequence ATGCTCTCAATTAGTCATCTTACCAAAACATATTCAAATGGCGTTCGCGCGCTTGACGGTATTAATCTCAATATTCCTAAAGGCATGTTTGGCCTGCTCGGCCCTAATGGTGCGGGCAAGTCGTCTTTGATGAGAACGATTGCTACATTACAAGCACCTGATGAGGGCAGTATTGTTTTCGATGGAACGGACGTGATTGCCAAGCCTAACGAATTGCGTCAGCGGCTGGGATATTTGCCGCAAGATTTTGGTGTGTACCCACGAATAAGCGCGCAAAAGCTGTTAGACCATTTGGCTGTTCTAAAGGGGTTAAGTAACAAAGCGGAGCGCAAAGAAGCTGTGGAAGGGCTATTGGTACATACCAATCTGTGGCAGCATCGAGATAAGGCGGTTAGCGGCTATTCGGGGGGAATGCGTCAGCGTTTCGGTATCGCTCAAGCGCTACTTGGCGATCCCGACTTGATTATTGTGGATGAGCCAACTGCGGGTCTTGATCCTGAAGAACGCAATCGATTTCATAACCTTTTAGTGAGTTTGGGCGAAGAAAAAGTCATTATTCTTTCTACACACATCGTGGATGATGTTTCTGAGCTTTGCCCTAATATGGCAGTGCTCGGGCAGGGACAAATCTTGTTAGAGGGGAACCCTGTTGAACTCACCTATCAGTTAGAAGGGCGTATTTGGTGTAAGCAGGTCAGTGTGGAAGAACTGAAAGAAATTGAGCAACAGTATAGCCTTATTTCTTCTCGTCTTATTGCCGGTAAGCATGTTGTGCACATTATGGCCGATGAAGCGCCAGAAGGCTTTATCGCGGCACCAGCCAACCTTGAAGATGTTTATTTCTCAACGCTTTACAATTCCCGCAAGAGTCCGGCAAAGGCAGCATAA
- a CDS encoding alpha-ketoglutarate-dependent dioxygenase AlkB, which translates to MQFSLFETPKDRITPFKLPLSEGDVTYFPNALSKNDADLFFTQLQNELPWRQDTIKLFGKPVKIPRLQSWHGDPACTYTYSNLTMSPNPWTTSLSHIKDRCEALCALNHKSTFNSVLANWYRDGQDSMSFHSDDEPELGVNPVIASVTLGEARPFVLKHKETKEKFTQILEHGSLLIMAGTTQSHYVHGIAKTAKPIGGRINLTFRHLIQRAR; encoded by the coding sequence ATGCAATTTTCTCTTTTTGAGACACCAAAAGACCGTATTACACCTTTTAAGCTGCCGCTGTCAGAAGGCGACGTAACTTATTTTCCCAATGCATTATCAAAAAATGACGCAGATCTTTTTTTTACGCAACTGCAGAACGAATTACCCTGGCGACAAGATACGATTAAGTTGTTTGGCAAGCCGGTAAAAATACCTCGTCTTCAAAGCTGGCACGGTGATCCTGCGTGTACTTATACCTATTCAAACCTGACCATGTCGCCGAATCCTTGGACTACAAGTCTTTCCCACATTAAAGATCGTTGTGAAGCGCTATGCGCTTTAAACCACAAATCGACGTTTAACAGTGTACTAGCGAACTGGTATCGAGACGGGCAAGACAGCATGAGTTTTCATTCAGATGATGAACCTGAATTGGGTGTCAACCCCGTTATTGCTTCAGTCACCTTAGGAGAGGCAAGGCCGTTTGTGTTAAAGCACAAAGAAACAAAAGAAAAGTTTACTCAAATCCTTGAGCACGGCAGTTTATTGATAATGGCAGGAACGACACAAAGTCATTATGTACACGGTATTGCTAAGACGGCTAAACCTATTGGTGGTAGAATTAACCTCACATTTCGACATCTTATTCAAAGAGCAAGGTAA